A window of Acetonema longum DSM 6540 genomic DNA:
AATATGGCCGGACAAATAGTTGACCGGGAGGAATGGGGTATGGAGACGATGCGGCTTACCATGGGCCAGGCGCTGCTTAAGTTCCTTGACAACCAATATGTGGAGTTTGATGGTGTTGTCAACAAGTTTGTGAAGGGCGTATTTACCCTTTTTGGGCACGGCATTGTAGTGGGTTTTGGCGAAGCTTTGGAGCGGTATCAGGGCGATATGGCCGTATATCAAGGAAAGAATGAGCAGGGCATGGCCCATGCGGCCATCGGTTACGCTAAACAAAAAAACCGGCGGGAGATTATTGCCTGTACTTCGTCTATTGGTCCGGGAGCCCTTAATATGGTGACTGCTGCAGCCACGGCCACTGTCAACCGGATTCCCCTGCTGCTGCTGCCGGGAGATACTTTTGCCTGCCGGCAGCCTGATCCGGTACTGCAGCAGGTGGAAAATCCGTCCAGCCTGTCCATTACCGCCAATGATGCGTTTAAGCCGGTATCCAGATACTGGGACAGGGTGGTGCGGCCCGAGCAGTTGATGACGGCGATGATCCATGCCATGCGGGTTTTGACCGATCCGGCGGATACCGGCGCCGTTGCCATATGTTTGCCGCAGGATGCGGAAGGCGAAGCCTATGATTATCCTGTTGAGTTCTTTGCCAGGCGGGTTCATCACATTGCCAGAAGGATACCTACCCGCAGCGAGCTTGAACACGCCGTCGCTAAAACGATAACCAAGAAAAAACCCCTCCTGATTTGCGGCGGCGGTGTCGTATATTCGGAGGCTGGCGATGCACTCATCGAGTTTGCGGAAAAGTTTAGGATCCCTTTTTGCGAAACACAGGCCGGCAAGGGAGCCGCACCCTGGAATCACGGCCTGAATCTTGGAGGTGTCGGAGTTACCGGCGGGCTGGCGGCAAACAGGGTCGCCGCCGCAGCGGATCTCGTCATTGCAGTGGGGACCAGGCTTTCAGATTTTACAACAGCATCCAAATGGTTGTTCCAAAACCCGGACGTAGACTTCCTGACGATTAATGTAAATGCTTTTGACGCCTGTAAAATGAACGCCATGACGGTTATCGCCGATGCCAGGGAGGGATTGCAGGCATTTGGCGCTGCGCTTGAAGCAGCGGGGTATCAATCCGTCTATAGCGGAGAAATTGAAACGGCCAAGGCGGAATGGGACAGGGAAGTTGACCGGCTTTGCAGTATCGACCTGGCGCAGGGCTTATCCCAGACCAGGGCTTTAGGCGAAATCGCCAAAATGATCGGCGAAGATGCCGTTATTGTGGGATCGGCAGGCAGTTTGCCAGGCGATTTACAACGTTTATGGCGACCGGTAAAGCCTAAAACCTATCACATGGAATACGGTTTTTCCTGTATGGGTTATGAGATCAATGCCGCGCTGGGGGTGAAAATGGCCGAGCCGCAGCGGGAAGTGTATGCGATGGCTGGCGACGGCAGTTATCTGATGCTTCATTCCGAGCTGCTCACCAGCATTCAGGAAGGCTATAAAATTAATGTGCTCCTGTTTGACAATTGCGGCTTTGGCTGTATCGAAAACCTGCAGAATTCTAAAGGAATTCCCTCGTTTTGCACTCAGACCAAATTTCGCGACCCGGCCACCGGCCGGTTAACAGGCCGGGATATGCCGGTCAGCTACGCGGAATGCGCCGGAGGGTATGGCGCTAAGACCTATACGGCCAGAACCATAGAAGAATTGAAAGCGTCGCTGGCCAGCGCCAAAAAGGACACGGTGTCAACGCTCATTGATATAAAGGTCCTGCCCGGGACAATGACCGACGGTTACGAGTCATGGTGGCGGGTCGGCGTACCCGAAGTGTCGGAGAATCCCGATGTGGTGAAAGCCCATGAACTGCTTGTGAAGGAAGTTAGCAAGACAAAAAAATTTTAATCATGGGAGTGGCGGAGGATGTTTGATAAAAGCAAAGTGCTTCTAGGCATTGCCCCCATCGCCTGGACCAATGATGACATGCCTGAACTGGGGCGAGAAAACACTTTCGAGCAATGTGTGAGCGAAATGGCCCTGGCCGGGTTCAGCGGCAGCGAAGTCGGCAATAAGTACCCAAAAAATCCCAAAGTGTTAAAACAGGCATTGGATTTGCGCGGCATACGCATTGCCAGCGCGTGGTTCAGTTCCTTTCTGACCACCAGACCTTTCGAAGAAACTGCCGCCCCCTTCCTAAAGCACCGTGACTTCCTGCACGAAATGGGCGCCAAGGTGATCGTTGTCGCCGAACAGGGCCACAGTATCCAGGGAAGGATTGATACCCCGGTGTTGGAGCGCAAGCCTCAGTTTACGGCGGCGGAGTGGGAAAGCCTGGCCCGGGGGCTGGAAAAACTGGGAAAACTGGGGCAAGAGAAAGACATGCACATCGTCTATCACCATCACATGGGTACGGGCGTGCAAACGGCGGCCGAAATTGATCAGCTGATGATGATGACGGGTGAAAAGCTGGTATATCTGCTGTTTGACACCGGCCACCTGGCTTTTTCCGGCGAGAACCCGCAGCAGGTTCTGAAAAAATACGTCAAACGTGTCAAACATGTACATTTAAAAGATGTCCGCCAAGATATCCTGGTTAAAGTGGCCAGCGAAAAAATGAGCTTCCTGCAGGCGGTCAAAGCGGGTGTCTTTACTGTGCCGGGCGATGGGATGATCGATTATGAGCCGCTGTTCGCAGAGTTTGCCAGTAACAATTACGAAGGATGGTTTGTGGTTGAAGCCGAACAGGACCCGGCGCTGGCAAATCCGCTTGAATATGCCGTCAAGGCAAGAAAATATATCAGAGAAAAGGCAGGTCTATAAGGGGGCTGGAGAGATGGAAAAGAAGATCCAGGTAGGCGTAATTGGCGCAGGAAGAATTGGCAGACTTCATACCAAAAACATTATGGAGAGTTTTCCCAACGTTACAGTAAAAGCCGTGGCGGACATTTATGCCGATCCAGTCAAAGACTGGGCGGCAGGTCTCAACATTCAGCATGTGTACAGCGACTATCAACAGATTCTCGATGATCCGGAGATTGATGCGGTACTCATTTGCTCCTCAACCGATACTCATTCCCGGATCACCATCGAAGCCGCCCGGGCCGGCAAGCATATATTCTGCGAAAAACCCATTGACTTTGACATTGGCCGGATTCACGCGGCCCTTGAGGCAGTGAAAAAGGCCGGGGTTAAATTTCAGGTCGGCTTTAACCGGCGGTTTGACCATAACTTTAAAAAGGTCAGAGAACTGATTCAGAGCGGAGCGATTGGCGACCTGCAAATTGTTCATGTTATCTCGCGCGATCCTGCGCCTCCCCCGGCTGAGTATATCAAAGTGTCCGGCGGCATGTTCCTCGATATGACCATCCATGACTTTGACATGGTGCGATATCTGACCGGCAGCGAAGTGACCGAAGTATACGCCAATGCCGCCGTACTTGTCGACAAGTCAATCGGCGAAGCCGGCGATGTGGATACCGCGCTGGTCAGCTTAAAGTTCAAAAACGGCGCCATCGGCATGATTGATAATTGCCGTCAGGCCGTATACGGCTACGACCAGCGGGTAGAGGTCCTGGGGGCCAAGGGCAGCATTGCCGCAGCCAATGATACCCCGACTACTGTTGTAATGAGCACGGACAGTGCGGTGACGGCAGACAAACCCAAGTTTTTTTCCTGGAAAGATACATGGAATCCTTCGCAGCCGAGATGAAAGAATTCTTCAACAGCATCATCCATGATACCGACACGGCAGTAACCGGCATTGACGGCTTAAAACCGGTACTCATTGGTTTGGCGGCAAACCGGTCTTACCGGGAAGGCCGGCCGGTAAAACTGGAGGAGTAGATTGCGTGCTGCAAGTCCGTAGAAGCTTAAAGGAGGAGAGAAAGTGTTTGAACAACTGAATTTTCGCCTGAATTTTAATGATGCGGATTACTCGGATTTACATTTTCCCAGCGAGGATAAGAATATCCTGAGAGAACTCGGGAAACAGGTGGCGGAAATAGCGGCCAGACCTGTCATGGAAGAAAGAAAGCAGCTATGGCTCA
This region includes:
- the iolD gene encoding 3D-(3,5/4)-trihydroxycyclohexane-1,2-dione acylhydrolase (decyclizing), which produces METMRLTMGQALLKFLDNQYVEFDGVVNKFVKGVFTLFGHGIVVGFGEALERYQGDMAVYQGKNEQGMAHAAIGYAKQKNRREIIACTSSIGPGALNMVTAAATATVNRIPLLLLPGDTFACRQPDPVLQQVENPSSLSITANDAFKPVSRYWDRVVRPEQLMTAMIHAMRVLTDPADTGAVAICLPQDAEGEAYDYPVEFFARRVHHIARRIPTRSELEHAVAKTITKKKPLLICGGGVVYSEAGDALIEFAEKFRIPFCETQAGKGAAPWNHGLNLGGVGVTGGLAANRVAAAADLVIAVGTRLSDFTTASKWLFQNPDVDFLTINVNAFDACKMNAMTVIADAREGLQAFGAALEAAGYQSVYSGEIETAKAEWDREVDRLCSIDLAQGLSQTRALGEIAKMIGEDAVIVGSAGSLPGDLQRLWRPVKPKTYHMEYGFSCMGYEINAALGVKMAEPQREVYAMAGDGSYLMLHSELLTSIQEGYKINVLLFDNCGFGCIENLQNSKGIPSFCTQTKFRDPATGRLTGRDMPVSYAECAGGYGAKTYTARTIEELKASLASAKKDTVSTLIDIKVLPGTMTDGYESWWRVGVPEVSENPDVVKAHELLVKEVSKTKKF
- the iolE gene encoding myo-inosose-2 dehydratase produces the protein MFDKSKVLLGIAPIAWTNDDMPELGRENTFEQCVSEMALAGFSGSEVGNKYPKNPKVLKQALDLRGIRIASAWFSSFLTTRPFEETAAPFLKHRDFLHEMGAKVIVVAEQGHSIQGRIDTPVLERKPQFTAAEWESLARGLEKLGKLGQEKDMHIVYHHHMGTGVQTAAEIDQLMMMTGEKLVYLLFDTGHLAFSGENPQQVLKKYVKRVKHVHLKDVRQDILVKVASEKMSFLQAVKAGVFTVPGDGMIDYEPLFAEFASNNYEGWFVVEAEQDPALANPLEYAVKARKYIREKAGL